The Lycium ferocissimum isolate CSIRO_LF1 chromosome 1, AGI_CSIRO_Lferr_CH_V1, whole genome shotgun sequence genome includes a region encoding these proteins:
- the LOC132051760 gene encoding serine/threonine-protein kinase Nek6-like → MENYEVLEQIGKGSFGSALLVRHKQEKKKYVMKKIRLARQTERTRRSAHQEMELISRVRSPFVVEYKDSWVEKGCYVCIIIGYCEAGDMAEAIKRTNGVLFPEEKLCKWLVQLLMALDHLHTNHIIHRDVKCTNIFLTKEHDIRLGDFGLAKVLSSDDLASSVVGTPTYMCPELLADIPYGCKSDIWSLGCCMYEMTSHKPAFKAFDMQGLINKINKCIVAPLPTMYSSALRGLIKSMLRRNPELRPSAADLLRHPHLQPYVLKILLNADSPRQHKSPVQFSNSTYGKKKRLSEPRNAPVFNEREQRRLSSDRGLNPSISGMDTPCFSRGAKDLMSSLKKNFSEPSVESAPYDLGVKGSAVSKLSAAVKTVRFNQNRNSTPHRRQSTPLKMSNAGSTREVLPVTHTPTPVSQPSKSTRRASLPLSRRAGKLESPYKQNVGLINQVESPNVSVNAPRIDKMVDPLASSEDPLLPIQRASPKSVQLSSPSPLYSDWSFTKDKCTVQVVDRTFPKPPLVDPIHGVAQIGSECSEHNTTTGASSRSSSDSRPRRFDTSSYQQRAEALEGLLEFSATLLQQERLEELTVLLKPFGPEKVSPRETAIWLTKSFKEKGT, encoded by the exons ATGGAGAATTATGAGGTTTTGGAGCAGATTGGGAAAGGTTCTTTTGGCTCTGCACTActtgtaaggcataaacaagaaaagaagaa ATATGTTATGAAAAAGATTCGCTTAGCTCGCCAGACAGAGAGAACACGCAGATCCGCCCACCAGGAG ATGGAGCTGATCTCAAGAGTACGAAGTCCATTTGTGGTGGAATACAAAGATTCATGGGTGGAGAAG GGATGCTACGTGTGCATTATTATAGGGTATTGTGAAGCTGGTGATAT GGCAGAAGCTATTAAGAGAACCAATGGTGTTCTTTTCCCTGAGGAG AAGCTCTGTAAGTGGCTAGTTCAACTGTTGATGGCACTTGATCACTTGCATACAAACCATATAATTCACCGTGATGTCAAG TGTACAAATATTTTTCTGACTAAGGAGCACGATATACGTCTAG GTGATTTTGGTCTTGCTAAAGTACTCTCTTCCGATGATCTAGCTTCCTCT GTTGTGGGCACTCCAACTTATATGTGTCCCGAGCTTCTTGCTGATATACCTTATGGTTGCAAATCAGACATCTGGTCTTTGG GTTGCTGCATGTATGAAATGACTTCTCACAAGCCGGCCTTCAAAGCATTT GATATGCAAGGTCTAATTAACAAAATTAACAAATGTATAGTTGCTCCACTTCCCACCATGTATTCTAGTGCACT TCGTGGCCTTATTAAGAGTATGCTAAGGAGAAACCCAGAACTCAGGCCAAGT GCTGCAGACTTACTCCGACATCCCCATCTTCAGCCCTATGTGTTAAAAATCCTTCTGAATGCTGACAGCCCAAGACAGCACAAGTCCCCAGTCCAATTTTCTAATTCAAcatatggaaagaaaaaaagattgtCTGAGCCCAGAAATGCTCCGGTTTTTAATGAAAGAGAGCAGAGGCGATTGTCCAGTGATAGGGGCTTGAATCCTAGTATTTCTGGAATGGACACTCCCTGTTTTTCCCGGGGAGCAAAAGATCTAATGAGTTCTTTGAAGAAGAACTTTTCAGAGCCATCTGTTGAAAGTGCTCCTTATGACCTTGGTGTAAAAGGTTCTGCTGTCTCAAAGTTGTCGGCTGCTGTCAAAACTGTGCGATTCAATCAAAATAGAAATTCCACACCTCACAGGAGACAGAGCACTCCATTAAAGATGTCCAATGCTGGTTCTACTCGTGAAGTG CTTCCAGTGACGCATACACCAACACCAGTTAGCCAACCTTCCAAGTCAACACGTCGAGCATCTCTTCCTTTATCAAGGAGAGCTGGGAAGTTGGAATCACCTTACAAACAGAATGTTGGTCTTATAAACCAAGTGGAGTCTCCAAATGTTTCTGTGAATGCTCCAAGAATTGACAAGATGGTTGATCCCTTGGCTTCTTCAGAAGACCCTCTTTTACCCATCCAGAGAGCTTCACCGAAATCTGTTCAGTTGTCTTCCCCATCACCACTCTATAGTGACTGGTCGTTCACAAAAGACAAGTGTACAGTACAGGTAGTTGACAGAACCTTTCCTAAGCCGCCTTTAGTTGACCCTATTCACGGAGTTGCACAGATTGGAAGTGAATGTTCAGAACATAATACAACAACTGGTGCCTCAAGCCGGTCATCTTCAGATTCTCGTCCCCGGAGGTTTGACACTTCTTCTTACCAGCAACGTGCGGAAGCCTTAGAAGGATTACTTGAGTTCAGTGCGACACTATTGCAGCAAGAGCGTTTAGAAGAGCTTACAGTGTTACTGAAGCCATTTGGGCCAGAAAAAGTTTCTCCAAGGGAAACTGCTATCTGGCTGACTAAGAGTTTCAAGGAGAAGGGAACGTAA
- the LOC132051769 gene encoding uncharacterized protein LOC132051769: protein MEGKVVELYELHYSDLMHLSSDKSLLAESNDSITRNVMENLGPDGPGLVAITGVPEASNLRGTLLPLAPRLALLNNDHRNRLLKEHNLGSDVSLKNPNRNVSSFSMQLKYEQCFERSDCLVDDVEFGNRDDEEVDQDEFKKLGCTFKQLGYCMMDLGLRLAQICDKVIGGQELQQSLLESGTAKGRLIHYHSAVDNDIVREAAKRNGQAKAKNGKVNKNEVSKDQSNDYGLWQQWHYDYGIFTLLTVPIFLLSSHQETPAAINNNSPVSFEHEFPSPSGHTYLQIFDPKKNQVFMVKAPSESLILQVGEAADILSKGKLRATLHSVCRPPKVNNLSRETFVVFLQPAWSKQFSLLDYPLELLALSGQQCGVCTKGTEQSTHVSKELSHDIQKIVPPLLSRMKDGMTFAEFSRETTKQYYGGQGLQSNK from the exons atggAAGGAAAAGTAGTAGAACTGTACGAGCTTCACTACTCTGATTTAATGCATCTGTCTTCAGACAAATCTTTATTAGCAGAATCAAATGACTCAATTACCAGAAATGTAATGGAAAACCTAGGGCCAGATGGACCAGGACTTGTGGCAATCACAGGTGTTCCAGAAGCTTCCAATCTCCGTGGAACTCTTCTGCCTTTAGCTCCAAGACTTGCTCTTCTCAATAATGATCATCGCAACCGCCTTCTTAAG GAACACAATCTGGGAAGTGATGTTTCTTTGAAGAATCCGAATAGAAATGTCTCCTCTTTTTCCATGCAATTGAAATATGAGCAGTGCTTTGAAAGAAGTGACTGTCTGGTTGATGATGTAGAATTTGGTAATCGGGATGATGAAGAGGTTGATCAGGATGAGTTTAAGAAATTAGGTTGCACGTTTAAGCAGCTAGGATATTGCATGATGGACCTAGGGCTTCGTCTTGCACAAATATGTGATAAGGTCATTGGGGGTCAAGAGCTGCAACAGAGCTTACTAGAGTCTGGCACAGCTAAAGGGCGTCTAATCCATTACCATTCCGCTGTTGACAATGATATTGTTAGAGAAGCTGCTAAAAGAAATGGACAGGCTAAagcaaaaaatggaaaagtcaATAAGAATGAGGTATCGAAAGACCAATCAAATGATTATGGTCTATGGCAGCAGTGGCATTATGATTATggtattttcactctcttaaCAGTTCCTATTTTTCTGTTGTCCTCTCACCAAGAAACACCAGCAGCTATAAATAACAATTCACCGGTTTCTTTTGAGCATGAATTCCCCTCGCCCAGTGGGCACACATATCTTCAAATATTTGATCCCAAAAAGAATCAGGTCTTCATGGTGAAGGCACCTTCAGAGAGTCTCATTCTGCAGGTTGGAGAAGCAGCTGATATATTATCTAAGGGGAAGCTACGAGCAACACTTCATTCTGTTTGTAGACCACCAAAGGTTAATAACTTGAGCAGGGAAACATTTGTTGTCTTCTTGCAGCCAGCATGGAGCAAACAATTCTCTCTTTTGGATTACCCACTTGAACTTTTAGCTTTAAGTGGTCAGCAGTGCGGGGTATGTACTAAAGGGACTGAACAGTCTACGCACGTGTCGAAGGAATTAAGTCATGATATTCAAAAGATTGTTCCACCACTTTTATCGAGGATGAAAGATGGGATGACATTTGCAGAATTTTCTCGTGAAACTACGAAACAATACTATGGTGGTCAAGGCTTACAGTCCAACAAATAG